One Pseudomonas sp. B21_DOA genomic window, AAAAACTTTGCAGGCCAATGCCTGATCGCAGTCATGTTTGCTCGGCGATGGCCGATAAGTCCCTGAGCGGAAAAAGACTTTCAAGTCGGGAACAGACGCCCGAGTTCGCCCTGACGTGATATTCTCCGCGCCAATTTGCTTTGACCTAATTCGGTTGGCCGGCCTTTCGGGCGGGCCGACGGGATCCCTGTCGCTCAAGCAGCTGAAGCCAATAATGATAAGAAGTCAGTTCAGAAGGGACATTAACTGAGGTCGATGCCACATGTCGGCCTTGTGTGCCCACCCGTCAATATTGAAGTGTGCCGATTGCGCGACGCCAGCCTGAGCGTCAGCAAAGCGCAACGCAGACTGATAACAACGACGGGCGGAAGGCGTTTTATCATAGGTGCAACAGATGTTTAAGAAAGTGAACACAGCCTTGCTCGGTCTGGCTTTGGCGATGGGGATGTCGTCCGCCAATGCTGCCGAAGCCAAGAAAGTTGACGTCCTGCTGATCGGCGGCGGCATCATGAGCACCACCCTGGGTGTGTGGATCAATGAGCTGGAACCGACCTGGTCGATGGAAATGGTCGAGCGTCTCGATGGCGTCGCCCTGGAAAGCTCCAACGGCTGGAACAACGCCGGTACCGGTCACTCGGCCCTTGCCGAGCTGAACTACACCCCGGAAGACGACAAGGGCAACGTAACGATCCCGAAAGCTGTCGAGATCAACGAAGCGTTCCAGGTTTCCCGTCAGTTCTGGGCCTGGCAGGTTCAGCAGGGCGTGCTGAAGAATCCTCGCTCGTTCATCAATACCACTCCGCACATGAGCTTCGTGTGGGGCGATGACAACATCAAGTTCCTGAAAAAGCGCTACGAAGCGCTGCAGGCGAGCCCGTTGTTCGCCGGCATGCAGTACTCCGAAGATCCGGCAGTGATCAAGAAGTGGGTACCGCTGATGATGGAAGGGCGCGACCCGAACCAGAAAATCGCGGCCACCTGGAGCCCGCTGGGTACGGACATGAACTTCGGCGAAATCACCCGCCAGTTCGCCGCTCACCTGCAGACCAAGCCTAACTTCGACCTGAAATTGTCGAGCGAAGTCGAAGACATCACCAAGAACGCCGATGGCACTTGGCGTGTCAGCTACAAAAACCTCAAAGACGGTACCAAGACCGAAACCGACGCCAAGTTCGTGTTCATCGGCGCTGGCGGCGGTGCCCTGCACCTGCTGCAGAAGTCGGGCATTCCTGAAGCCAAGGAATACGCAGGCTTCCCGGTTGGTGGCTCGTTCCTGGTGACCGAGAACCCGACGATTGCCGAGCAGCACCTGGCCAAGGCCTACGGTAAAGCTTCGGTTGGCGCGCCACCGATGTCCGTTCCGCACCTGGACACCCGTGTTCTGGATGGCAAGCGCGTCATTCTGTTTGGCCCGTTCGCGACCTTCAGCACCAAGTTCCTCAAGGAAGGTTCGTACTTCGACCTGCTGACCAGCACCACCACCCACAACATCTGGCCAATGACCAAGGTCGGCATCAAGGAATACCCGCTGGTCGAGTACCTTGCCGGTCAGTTGATGCTGTCGGATGAAGACCGTCTGAACGCGCTGAAGGAATACTTCCCGAACGCCAAAGCCGAAGACTGGCGCTTGTGGCAAGCCGGCCAGCGCGTGCAAATCATCAAGCGTGATGAAGCCGCTGGCGGCGTGCTGAAACTGGGCACCGAGATCGTTGCTTCGCAAGACGGCTCGATCGCCGGCCTGCTGGGCGCCTCGCCGGGCGCGTCGACCGCTGCACCGATCATGCTGAGCGTGCTGCAGAAAGTCTTCAAAGACAAAGTCGCATCCCCGGAGTGGCAGACCAAGCTGCACCAGATCGTGCCAAGCTACGGCACACAGCTGAACAGCGATCCGGCCAAAGTGGCTGCCGAGTGGGCTTACACCGCGAAGATCCTCGAACTGCCGACGCCTCCGGTGATCGGTCAGGTAGCTGCTCCGGCGGCACCTGTGGCTGAAAAAGCCGTAGCACCGAAGGAAAGTGCTGCACGTGACATGGCTCTGTAATTAGAACCCTGACACACAAAACCCACTGAACCGGCGACGGTCAGTGGGTTTTTTTATTCGGGGTGGATTCAGGCTTTTGCAGAAGCAAGGTAGGCCCCCAGGCGCCGACCCATTTCTTCGCCCAGTGCCTGCAACCCGCTCAACGGCCGCACCATCACTTCAAACTCGACAATCTTACCGTGCTCATCAAAGCGAATCATGTCGATGCCCTTGAGTTCTTTGCTGCCGACCCTGGCGCTGAATTCGAGGATCACATTCAGGCCATCCGCTGTCGACAACTCGCGGTGATAGGCGAAATCTTCGAAAACTTCGAATACGGTATTGAGGATCATCGCCACCACTGGCGCGCCGGGGTAGGGCGTATGGGCCATGGGCGAGCGGAACACAGCTTGCGGATCGAGCAATTCAGGCAGGGCTTTGAGGTTGCCGCTGCGGATCATCTCGTGCCAGCGCTCAAGGGACGCGGCGACGTTGGGCTGCAAAACGAGGTCGGGCATGGTCACTCCGGTTTTAATTGTTGTCGGTCGGCAATGACTGTAGATCAACCGGGCAGAAAGCGGATCCTCAAGCTGGAGGCTGAATACCGGTTCATGCGCGAAGCGGATCAGATATGTATCTGATCCGTATTTTTCTGTTTCATCTGCCTCTGTATCCAGTACAGCGACAGGCTCAGAATGCCCCGGCAGTGCGGATATTCACCAATCCGTTTCATCCCGAGGCGTTCGGTGCACCGCACACTCAGCATCAAGGAGCGCAACATGTACAAGATGGCGATTTTCCTCGGCGGTTTCCTGACCTTGACCATTCTGATTGGCGTGCTGGCGACGATCTCTCCAGTCTGATCCGCACGCAGCTTTTTCGAACTCTGCCGTTCTCCTGCTTTCAGTTGCAGAACAGGGCCAGCATGCGCCCGTCACTGAAAGTTCGAGGAGTGAAACATGCGTACGACAACCTCGCAGGGACGTTGGGTTCCCGTTGGTTTGATGGTCGCCGCGTTGACCGGTTGCGCGATGAGCAATACCGATTCGCCGGTGCAGACGCCCGGCCAGGCCAAGGCCTCCGACACCGAGATGCTCGAAGTCGGCGCGCAGTGGTTGCAGGACAAACCGCCGATCCGCGCGTTGAACATGTACCTTGATGGCTTTCATTTTTACAACGGCCATCCCGGCGCGCAGATGGAAGCGCACCACTACTGCTCGGCGCTGAACGAGGAAGTCTTCCAGTGCGTGATCTACGACGGCAACACCGCTGAAGCCAAATTGATGGGCGTGGAATACATCATCAGCCAGCGCCTGTTCAGGCAATTGCCGGCGAAGGAAAAAACCCTGTGGCACAGCCACGCCCACGAAGTGACTTCTGGCCAATTGGTTGCGCCGGGCATCCCGCAAGTGGCGGAAACCCGCTTGATGGAAAAACTCGCCAATACCTACGGCAAGACCTGGCACACCTGGCACACCGACCAGGACAAGCAACTCCCGCTGGGCGTGCCGCAGTTGATGATGGGCTTCACCGCTGATGGTCAAGCGGATGCACAAATGGTCCGGCAGCGTGATCAGCGACTGGGCATTGACAGTGCCGAGAAGAAAAAGGCCCGTTCCGAGATCAAACCGGCGCCTGTCGCACCAGGAGCGGATGCGTGGCAGAAGGGCAATGCCGTGCAGCTCAAGGACCCGACCGGCCATCAACACATCATGCCGCGCCCGGCCACCTCTGGCGATGAAAATGCCCGAAGCCGCAGTCAGCCTTAGCCTCTAGCGTTAGCTCATGTGGGAGCGAGCTTGCTCGCGATGGCAATGTGTCAGACACAGATAATTTGCCTGGCCCACCGCTTTCGTGAGCAAGCCCACTCCCACAGAGTTTTTGGTTGTACACAAAAGCCCGACAACCCCACAAATCCCATGTGGGAGCGAGCTTGCTCGCGAAGGCAGTGCGTCAGACACAGCTAAATTACCTGACCCGCCGCTTTCGTGAGCAAGCCCACCCCCACAGGGTTTGCGGGTGTACTCAAATCCGGGCAACACAAAAAATCCCATGTGGGAGCGAGCCTGCTCGCGAATGCAGTGTGTCAGACACAGCTAAATTACCTGACCCACCGCTTTCGTGAGCAAGCCCACTCCCACAGGGTTTTCGGGTGTACTCAAATCCGGGCAACACAAAATCCCATGTGGGAGCGAGCCTGCTCGCGAAGGCGTCTGCTTGATCGCCGCATCCTTCAGCGATTCAACACATCCCCCATCCAGCGCAAATATTCCCCGCGCTCGGAGATCGAATTATGCCCCGATTCCGGCACCACCTTCAGCGTCGCCACCCCCGCGGGAAAATTCTCGAGCAGCCGCTGCGTGCTGCTGCGACCAATCACTTCGTCATCACTGGCCGCAAGCAGTAACGTCGGCACGCGGATATGCGCCGCATACTTGCCCGATTCGAATCGGTCCTTGAGCAACCAGTTCACCGGCACCCACGGGTATTGCCGTTCGGCGATTTCCGCAAGGCTGTTGAACGGCGTTACCAGAATCAGATTCCGCACCGGTCGCTGACTGGCCAGGCGCACCGCCACGCCCGAGCCGAGACTGCGCCCGATGACTGCAATTTGCGGATGGCTGGCATAGACCTGATCGAACAATGCCAGCGCATCTTCGGCAATCGCCGCTTCCGATGGCGAGCCAGTGCTGCCGCCAAAGCCGCGGTAGTGCAGGAAATACAGCGCATAGTCAGGGAACGCCTCAGTGAATTCCGGCAGATTGCGCGAGACGTCCTCGGCATTGCCACCGAAATAGATCAGCGCCCGCGATCCGCTGCGCTCTCGACTGGTCACCCAGACCTCGGCGTCCGGCATCGACAGTTTCATTCGCGAGTGCGCTGTAACCTCGGCGGCAGGCTGGGGAACCAGATCAGCGAACGCTGAAACAAGAAAAGCGCGGCGCACACCAGCAGGTATACGGCAACGATGAAAACGACGAG contains:
- the mqo gene encoding malate dehydrogenase (quinone) translates to MFKKVNTALLGLALAMGMSSANAAEAKKVDVLLIGGGIMSTTLGVWINELEPTWSMEMVERLDGVALESSNGWNNAGTGHSALAELNYTPEDDKGNVTIPKAVEINEAFQVSRQFWAWQVQQGVLKNPRSFINTTPHMSFVWGDDNIKFLKKRYEALQASPLFAGMQYSEDPAVIKKWVPLMMEGRDPNQKIAATWSPLGTDMNFGEITRQFAAHLQTKPNFDLKLSSEVEDITKNADGTWRVSYKNLKDGTKTETDAKFVFIGAGGGALHLLQKSGIPEAKEYAGFPVGGSFLVTENPTIAEQHLAKAYGKASVGAPPMSVPHLDTRVLDGKRVILFGPFATFSTKFLKEGSYFDLLTSTTTHNIWPMTKVGIKEYPLVEYLAGQLMLSDEDRLNALKEYFPNAKAEDWRLWQAGQRVQIIKRDEAAGGVLKLGTEIVASQDGSIAGLLGASPGASTAAPIMLSVLQKVFKDKVASPEWQTKLHQIVPSYGTQLNSDPAKVAAEWAYTAKILELPTPPVIGQVAAPAAPVAEKAVAPKESAARDMAL
- a CDS encoding nuclear transport factor 2 family protein — encoded protein: MPDLVLQPNVAASLERWHEMIRSGNLKALPELLDPQAVFRSPMAHTPYPGAPVVAMILNTVFEVFEDFAYHRELSTADGLNVILEFSARVGSKELKGIDMIRFDEHGKIVEFEVMVRPLSGLQALGEEMGRRLGAYLASAKA
- a CDS encoding OBAP family protein, with the translated sequence MVAALTGCAMSNTDSPVQTPGQAKASDTEMLEVGAQWLQDKPPIRALNMYLDGFHFYNGHPGAQMEAHHYCSALNEEVFQCVIYDGNTAEAKLMGVEYIISQRLFRQLPAKEKTLWHSHAHEVTSGQLVAPGIPQVAETRLMEKLANTYGKTWHTWHTDQDKQLPLGVPQLMMGFTADGQADAQMVRQRDQRLGIDSAEKKKARSEIKPAPVAPGADAWQKGNAVQLKDPTGHQHIMPRPATSGDENARSRSQP